The sequence TTGGCCACCATGGCCTTAGCCACGTAGTCAGGCCCATCAATGCGGCCCACAATTCCGCCGCTAAACCCCAACATTCGGCACCCGGTGCGGAGATAGTCGGACAACAACTCATCAAAACTGGCAAACCGAGTCAGGCTGAGGCGGTGGAGTTCTTTAAGGCTGCGACTAAAGTAGCCGAGGGATTCAGAGTTGTCTATCAGGCGGGCCGTCACCTGTTGCAGATTGGCCTCGGCTAGGGTGCGATCGCGAATCTCCTGTTGAAGCTGTTGATTTTGAGCTACCGTCTGGCGCTGCAGGGCATGAATCGTCAGTTGGTTGGCCACCCGCACCACCAGTTCTTCTACCTGAAAAGGTCTGGCTAAGTAATCGGCGGCCCCTGCATCAAACGCTTTAACCTTATCAGCCACATCCCCTAAAGCGCTGAGAAAAATCACTGGAATGGACTGGGTAGCAGCATCGGCTTTGAGGCATTGGCACAGGGCGTAGCCATCCATCCCAGGCATTCGAATATCCAGCAAAATCAGGTCGGGTTGCATAGCCCGTACCCCAGTCAACGCCATTTCTCCACTTCTGACACAGCGCACCCCATAGCCCTGCTGCTGAAGCACCCTCGACAAAAGCTTCAAATTTTCGAGGGAGTCATCGACAACCAGGATGGTTACATCAGCCGGGGCTGGGGCGTAGTGGCCCATGACAGAAGCAGGGGCAGGTCTAAACATGACCAGGGGCATAGATATACTCTACAGCCAGATAGTCAGCTATCTTTTGCAGCAGGCTATCAGACCGCAGGGGCCTAGCCACCGCGTCGTCAAAGCCGGCCTGAAGGAGAGCCCGGTATCCCCCCTCTATTCTCTCCGCTAGGGCAATGATTTTTGCGGGCACAAACAACTCTGCCGGAGTCTCGGGCTGTAGCTGACGCTGTTCAATGGTGCGCAAGTGCCGCACAGTTTCAGCCCCATCCATCTCGGCCATGGCCATCTCCATCAAGATTAAATGGGGCTGCCAACTGGCCCAAGCCAGAATAGCCTCTTGCCCGCTCGTGGCTACCTGAAGCTCAAACCCGAGCGGTGCCAGCAGAGTCTGAAGCAGCACACGCCTTTTCCAGTCATCATCTACGATCAAAATTCGGTAGGGGGGGTGACCAGGGGCTAGCGCGATCGCCCGTCGCGCCTCTCGATCTGCAAAAACAGGCTCTAACGGAGGATCGCTCAGCCTATCGTGAACAATAGCTTGAGCAAGCAGCCAATCGATGGTGTAAACAAGGTCCATCTCAGAGAACTGGGTACTGGGTAAACAGGCATCGCCCCCCCAACTGAGCCAGGCATCGATCGCTAAGGTTTGACTAGGCTCCAGAACGATAACCGCTTTAGCCATTGGCCACTGAGATTTTAGAGCCGCTAGGCCGTCGAGCCCTAGGCTGCTACCCAGTACCATCACCACCGGGGGGCCAATGATAGGGGGAGCAGAACCGCTAGACTGCTCCCCAAAGATTAGGCGGTAGCCACTTTTACATCCTAGCCACCGCCGCAAAAGGGCATTATCCGCGGGGCCACAGGCTATGCATAACACAGTGATTGGGGTTAAAGCTGAGAAAGATTGCATAAGGGCAGAAATAACTGTGAGAGCCTGGCCCAGGTTCTAAGAGCTGAAAATTCGTCAACCCTGCAAAATGAGCCCTGCTCCCACAGTTAAAGTGTCAATTTCAGGAACAGTTCCATCATGGAAATTAACTGTGACAATCTTGTGAAACCGGAAACCTTTTTCTGGCGAGCCTGTTTTTACCCGTTGGGGGAACCCCGGCAATAACGACCCAGTCGTCTGCCAAGCCAACGGGGATAGGTGAGTGGGTTCAAGGTGTCGGGTGTCGGGTCTCGGGTATAGTTGGCCGACTGATACTGCAGAGGACTAGGCGGTTCTGTCTGCTAAATAGCGTTTGAACTACTGAGACAAATTTGGTTGCCCCCCTGGGCTTTAGCCTGGTAAAGCGCGCTATCGGCCTCTGCCAATAACTGATCTGCCGTGCCTGTCGGCAGGGGAATTTGGCTTGCCACTCCCAAACTCAGGCTCACCCGCTCACACTCTGGCTGCGGAACCCCTAACCGAAGGCTGGCGATCGCCCTCTGGATCTGCTCAGCAACTTGAGCCGCACCCTGCCTAGTCGTATGGGGCAGCACAATGGCGAACTCTTCGCCCCCGTAGCGAGCGACCATGTCGGCGGGGCGCTTGACGACAGCGGCTATGACCTCGGCTACCCGCCGCAGACATTCGTCGCCAATGGCATGGCCACAGAGATCGTTAAATCGCTTAAACCGATCAATATCGCCCATGATTAGCGATAGGGGCTGCTGCATTCGGGCTAGCCGCTGCCACTCCATCTGAAGATACTGGTCAAAGGCTCGCCGATTAGACACCTGGGTTAGTCCATCCTGGGTGGTTAAGATTTGAAGCTCTCTGATCGTGGCCTGCATTTGGGCGACCACCTGTTTGTACTGAGTCATGTTGCTAAGCCGGGCAACTAGACCATCGCCCAAGCGACTGGCCATCAGCTCAAACCACAACGGAATCTCGCCGTTGGGTTGACAGAGTAGTTCGCACTGTAACGACTCATGCTGTTCTACCACTTGAACAAATAGATTAAACACATCGTCACTGTGGGGGTTGTCAGCCAGGATCTCAGAAAGGGTGACACCCGCCAACTCAACGGGCGATCGCCCCACCCAGTCGGCCAGGGCAGCATTGCCCATCAACCACTGAAAATCTTCAATGTCTCCTTGCTGGTTACGGGTGGTTTTAAAGGCGGCCACACCCTCGGCTAGAGAATTGAGTACCTGACTGAGCAGTTGGTATGACTGCTCTATATGGATTAGCGATCGCTGTTGTTCACAATTCTCATGGCGAAGGCGATCGTTTTCGACCTGAAGCTGTTGCTGCTGCCGCTGCACCTGAAGCTGATAACGCACGCGAGCCAGCACTTCATCAATTTGGTAGGGTTTGGCAATGTAGTCGACGCCCCCTAGGTTGAAGGCCCGCACCTTATCGCGGGTGTCGTCGGACACGCTGAGGAAGATAACAGGAATGTCGCGGGTTCTGGCGTCGCCCTTAAGCCTTTGGCAAAGTTCGTAGCCATTCATCTGGGGCATACGAATATCTAGCAGCACCAAATCGGGGAGGGTTTCCTGTAGCCGATTAAGGGCCAGGGCTGCACTTTTAGCACAACGTACCAAATATCCGGCTGCCGACAAAGCCAGCAGCAGCAGCCGCAAATTATTGGGGGTATCGTCGACGACTAAGATTTCCTTTGGCTCCGTGATCATTAGGTTCTCAAAGGCTTGACTGTCTGACATATTTCGGGAACTAACTCAGTGATGGCATGGTGACGGTGCTTTTCATTCCTCCAGCTTAAAAGAGGGCTACCGGTGAGCCCAGATCGAGTAGAGATATGGTGTAAGTACCACAGCTTAAGGGGACTTAGAGCGGAAGTATGCCAGTTCAGCTACATCTCCACCGGCCTTGCCGCTCAAGCACCTAGAGTGCAATCAGTCGCCCTGCTACTCCCGACCCTAGCGGTGAAAACGCACAAGATTCACGATCTAGGCCCATTACCGGTCCAGCCCAGCGCCACAGTTCCGGTAACGACCCACCCTTAGTGTTCACAGAAAAGCCACATTTATTTTCTAGAGTGATACTGAAGCCTTCCCCTCAGCAGATCGGATCACTCCAGACCCCGTTAATCGCTAAAGCTGCCGCTCCATCCTGCGAACGCCCCCATTTCAGGACGCGATCGTGCCGCCAACTTCTTCCAGTGTCCCTGGTTAATTCCTTGTTTAGTCGCATTGCGTAGAATTTTCATGGCTCTTTTTCCTCCAGCTCAGCCCGCTAACAATACGACCTTAGCCACTCGCGACTTAATCCATCCCACCCACGATTCGTCCCTACGCATCTGCCACGAACTGAGAACCCCACTGACATCGATACAAGGGGCGCTAAAACTTTTGGGAGGTCAGCATTTTGGAGCACTATCCGATGATGGGCAGCGGCTGCTGGCCATTGCGATCAACAACACCGATCGACTAGTCCGCCTAGCCGATGCCCTAGAGGTGACGCCTACCCCTCTGTTGACGGTGCTTTCTGATTCAAAAATCGAGCTGCTACAGCTCGAAAATGACCTACACAAAGCAGTAGAGCAAGAAGAACTATTTTTGCTCTACCAACCCATTGTTTCACTTGAAACCAATCAAATTATTGGCTTTGAGGCCTTAGCTCGATGGCAGCACAGCACCCGGGGTGTCATTTCGCCAGAAATTTTTATTCCATTGGCAGAGAAAACTGGCTTAATCTATGCCATGGGATTCTCTTTACTAAAGCAAGCCTGTCATCAGTTACGGCGATGGCAAACAGAATTCCCCTCTATTTCTCCCCTTAGTATCAGTGTCAATCTTTCCGCTTTACAGTTATTACAGCCTGGACTCCCGGAGCAAATCGATCAGATTCTTAAGCAAACTCATATCTCTCCCATTAGTCTAAAGCTAGAGATCACTGAAAGCGCTCTGATTGAAAATAAACGTTTAGCACTAGAGACTCTAGTACAGTTACAGCAGATTGGCATACAGCTTTATATTGATGACTTTGGTACTGGCTACTCGTCCTTAGGTCGCCTACAAGAGCTTCCCTTCGACACCCTAAAGCTCGATCGATCCTTTATTCATAGCAAAAATTGGGCCATGAGTGAAGCTATTTTGATACTTGCCCAAAGACTAAATTTAGATGTCATAGTTGAAGGAGTAGAGACTTTAGAAGATTTTCTTTGCCTCAAAAAGCTGGGCTGCAAAAAAATGCAGGGATATTTTTTCTCTAGGCCTATGGATGAGATCACGATCTCGTCTATGCTGATGGGACAGATGTTAGAAAACAGATCTAGCGTTGCCGGCAACTCTATGCCGGCCTGCGATTACCACCAAAATCCCAAAGCCGATACAGTCCCTAGAGCCTAGGAATAAAGGCATAGCCTCGACTTAAAAACTGCGACTACCGACATCCTCAGTCTTGAGTTGCGATCTACAAAAAACCTAGACATTTTGATAAAAAATTAGGTAAGCTTTGTCTCCGTCGGTGCTCTACGAAATGAAATCTACCCAGAAAAATGATCTTTGTCCGTTAACCCAGTCAACTCTAACGGCTCTAACACTTACCATTAAAGATGGTAACGATGAGATCACAGTGACCCTGGGAAAAAACTATTACTCAATTGGGCGCGACTCAGACAAAGATATCCGGTTGTCTTCCCCAGGTGTGTCTCGTTCCCATGCCAGCTTAGTTTTGCTAGATGGTAGCTACTACATTGTAGATGGCGATCCAGAATTTGGCCCTAGCAAAAACGGCATTTTGGTCAACGGCAAGATTGTTAAAAAGAAAAAACTTAACGTCGGTGACGTAATTACATTTTGTCGTGGAGTTTGCGCCGAAATAACAACTCATGATGTTGATACAGCTGATCAAGAAAATAGTGGTCAATACGCTTTTCAAAGCAAAGCTTCTATCTCAAATTCGGCCCCAATAAGCTGTGGATCACAGCCTAAGATTGGCTTTTTTTCTGGCTTTCCCGATCTCATCATTAGTCTTGATCCAGACGGCCACATACTAGGATTTCAAAATGCCACCGATCCTGAGCTACCACAGCTATCCTCTCGCCATCTTGGGCAATCTGTGGCCGAGTGTTTTTCAATCAATTTTGCCATTAATTTGTTTAAACACATTCGCCAATTAGAAAATTCGCAGGTTGCCAAAGAATTTGAATCCTCCTTACCTGTAGGTAATCAGTTTTTGTTTTGCGAAGCTAGAATTTACTCTAGCCTTAATCACCAAAAAGTTGTAATCATTCGAAATATAAACGAGCGGAAAAAACTAGAGAAAAAAATCCTGATGGAGGCTGCTCACGACAGTCTTACCGGGCTTCCCAGTCGTAATCTTTTCATGGAAAAAGTTGCGATTTCTGTGTCGTTAAAGAAGCGAAAGAAAAGCTATAATTTCGCCGTAATGTTTATTGATCTAGATCGCTTCAAAATAATTAACGATAGCCTTGGTCATCTGGCTGGAGATCAGCTGCTGGTTGATGTTGCCATCAGGCTCAAAGACTGCCTTCGACCTCAGGATACTGTGGCGCGGCTAGGGGGCGACGAATTTGCTATTTTGCTACACGACATCCAAACCGTTGATGATGCGGTTGAAGTAGCAGAAAGAATTCAAGTAAAGCTCTCTCTACCGCTCACGCTAGAAAATAGAGAAATTTTTCCCAGCGCCAGCATTGGCATAGCTTTTAGCAAGACAGTTTATAATAATGTCGAAGAAATTATTAAAGATGCCGATATTGCGATGTATCGATCAAAAGCTTCTGGTCGATCTCAATACACTGTTTTCGAACATGCAGATAATGATAAGATGCTGGGGTTTTTACAGCTCGACAGTGCTCTTAAGCGAGCTATTGAGCGCCAAGAATTTGTGCTTCACTATCAACCCATATTCGAGCTCAAAACTCAGAAAATGATTGGGCTAGAAGCTTTAATCCGATGGCTTCATCCTCAAAAAGGGCTACTTGAGCCTCATCATTTTTTTGGGCAAGCTGAAGAAACCGGGCTAACGGATGCGATCGGCAAATGGACTTTACAGCAATCTCTCAAGCAGCTTAGAGAGTGGGAAAGCAAACTTGCCCATAGTTTCCCCCTATTTTTGAGTATCAATATTTCCAAGCGCCAATTTTCTGCTCCTGATTTTCTAGATACTATTTACCACGTAATGGGTAAATACCAATTTGGTGCCCACAGACTAAAGCTAGAAATAGCCGAATCTACTATCATGGCCAACATTCAATCCTCGATCGCTATCCTCAAGGAGCTAGAAAAAATAGGCATTAAGATTTTCATTGATGACTTTGGCACTGGCTATTCATCTCTTAGCTATTTACATGATTTACCCATTGATGCTCTCAAAATCGATAAATCATTCATAAATGGCATGGATAATGATGCAACCAGCACAGGATTTACGATTATTCAGTCCATCATTGGGCTAGCCCACAACCTAGGAGTTGAAGTGATCGCAGAAGGAATAGAGTGCACCCGCCATGTAGCCTGGCTAAGATCATTCAACTGTGACTATGGGCAAGGATTTTACTTTGGAAAACCTGTTTCATCCCAAGAGATTACACCACTTATCAAGGCTGAAGCCAAGGATTGGTGCATCTCACACACTAACTAGAACAATTGCTAGCTTGGTACGTTTTCAGGGGGATTTTATATGCGTTACTCGTCTAGAATTTCAAGTTACCAATCCAACTCTTCCATACCTAAACGCTGGCGTCCTAAAGCTGAGGATACGTGTGACTTTAGCGCTGACGACGTATCTCGTAGCCTAGGAAAGCTGATTGGCCACGGCTCAGATGGCCAGCCCAAACCGACTGATCTAGAGCAACTGCCAGAGTCTTATTTAGCGGATTAGAGTCACAGACTTCCATAAAACAATGCCTGAGGTGTGTTAGGTAGAGCCGTGAAGCGGGTAAGGTTAAGTAAAACGCATCTGCCGCCCTTGGCTATAGGTTTGAGCAAAACTGCACATGGCCAAAACTATCCCTCCTCCAAGTTCACATCATTTCTCCAATGGGATAATTGATGGATAACCAATAGTTAGGCATTGCTGTGCGTCAACGTCGTGAGTCAACCCGTTCTG is a genomic window of Nodosilinea sp. E11 containing:
- a CDS encoding response regulator, encoding MVLGSSLGLDGLAALKSQWPMAKAVIVLEPSQTLAIDAWLSWGGDACLPSTQFSEMDLVYTIDWLLAQAIVHDRLSDPPLEPVFADREARRAIALAPGHPPYRILIVDDDWKRRVLLQTLLAPLGFELQVATSGQEAILAWASWQPHLILMEMAMAEMDGAETVRHLRTIEQRQLQPETPAELFVPAKIIALAERIEGGYRALLQAGFDDAVARPLRSDSLLQKIADYLAVEYIYAPGHV
- a CDS encoding diguanylate cyclase, which translates into the protein MITEPKEILVVDDTPNNLRLLLLALSAAGYLVRCAKSAALALNRLQETLPDLVLLDIRMPQMNGYELCQRLKGDARTRDIPVIFLSVSDDTRDKVRAFNLGGVDYIAKPYQIDEVLARVRYQLQVQRQQQQLQVENDRLRHENCEQQRSLIHIEQSYQLLSQVLNSLAEGVAAFKTTRNQQGDIEDFQWLMGNAALADWVGRSPVELAGVTLSEILADNPHSDDVFNLFVQVVEQHESLQCELLCQPNGEIPLWFELMASRLGDGLVARLSNMTQYKQVVAQMQATIRELQILTTQDGLTQVSNRRAFDQYLQMEWQRLARMQQPLSLIMGDIDRFKRFNDLCGHAIGDECLRRVAEVIAAVVKRPADMVARYGGEEFAIVLPHTTRQGAAQVAEQIQRAIASLRLGVPQPECERVSLSLGVASQIPLPTGTADQLLAEADSALYQAKAQGGNQICLSSSNAI
- a CDS encoding EAL domain-containing protein — translated: MALFPPAQPANNTTLATRDLIHPTHDSSLRICHELRTPLTSIQGALKLLGGQHFGALSDDGQRLLAIAINNTDRLVRLADALEVTPTPLLTVLSDSKIELLQLENDLHKAVEQEELFLLYQPIVSLETNQIIGFEALARWQHSTRGVISPEIFIPLAEKTGLIYAMGFSLLKQACHQLRRWQTEFPSISPLSISVNLSALQLLQPGLPEQIDQILKQTHISPISLKLEITESALIENKRLALETLVQLQQIGIQLYIDDFGTGYSSLGRLQELPFDTLKLDRSFIHSKNWAMSEAILILAQRLNLDVIVEGVETLEDFLCLKKLGCKKMQGYFFSRPMDEITISSMLMGQMLENRSSVAGNSMPACDYHQNPKADTVPRA
- a CDS encoding EAL domain-containing protein; the encoded protein is MKSTQKNDLCPLTQSTLTALTLTIKDGNDEITVTLGKNYYSIGRDSDKDIRLSSPGVSRSHASLVLLDGSYYIVDGDPEFGPSKNGILVNGKIVKKKKLNVGDVITFCRGVCAEITTHDVDTADQENSGQYAFQSKASISNSAPISCGSQPKIGFFSGFPDLIISLDPDGHILGFQNATDPELPQLSSRHLGQSVAECFSINFAINLFKHIRQLENSQVAKEFESSLPVGNQFLFCEARIYSSLNHQKVVIIRNINERKKLEKKILMEAAHDSLTGLPSRNLFMEKVAISVSLKKRKKSYNFAVMFIDLDRFKIINDSLGHLAGDQLLVDVAIRLKDCLRPQDTVARLGGDEFAILLHDIQTVDDAVEVAERIQVKLSLPLTLENREIFPSASIGIAFSKTVYNNVEEIIKDADIAMYRSKASGRSQYTVFEHADNDKMLGFLQLDSALKRAIERQEFVLHYQPIFELKTQKMIGLEALIRWLHPQKGLLEPHHFFGQAEETGLTDAIGKWTLQQSLKQLREWESKLAHSFPLFLSINISKRQFSAPDFLDTIYHVMGKYQFGAHRLKLEIAESTIMANIQSSIAILKELEKIGIKIFIDDFGTGYSSLSYLHDLPIDALKIDKSFINGMDNDATSTGFTIIQSIIGLAHNLGVEVIAEGIECTRHVAWLRSFNCDYGQGFYFGKPVSSQEITPLIKAEAKDWCISHTN